One window from the genome of Myxococcota bacterium encodes:
- a CDS encoding cysteine desulfurase, translating into EEATAAYEAARESVRGFLGAASARELIFVRGTTEGINLVSQAWARPRLRPGDEVLITELEHHSNLVPWQMVCGQTGASLVVAPIDDRGDVIVEEFERRLGPRTRLVALAHVSNALGTVLPVARLTAAAKRAGAVVVVDGAQGVPHLPVDVRALGCDFYAFSGHKMYAPTGIGALFGRLELLDAMEPWQGGGSMIKSVTFAKTEYARVPERFEAGTPDIAGAVGLHAAIGWLRALDLEAVHAHESDLVQYASERLCEVPGVRLIGTAKQRAGLVSFVVGDVHAHDVGTILDGEGVAVRAGHHCAQPVMERFDVPATARASFAVHNTRADVDQLVHGVRRVLEIFGA; encoded by the coding sequence CGAGGAGGCCACGGCCGCTTACGAGGCCGCGCGCGAGTCGGTGCGCGGGTTCCTGGGCGCGGCCTCTGCGCGCGAGCTGATCTTCGTGCGCGGTACGACCGAGGGCATCAACCTCGTGTCCCAGGCCTGGGCGCGCCCGCGCCTGCGGCCCGGCGACGAGGTGCTGATCACCGAGCTCGAGCACCACTCGAACCTGGTGCCCTGGCAGATGGTGTGCGGCCAGACGGGCGCGTCGCTGGTCGTGGCCCCGATCGACGACCGTGGCGACGTGATCGTCGAGGAGTTCGAGCGCCGGCTCGGTCCGCGCACGCGTCTGGTCGCGCTCGCGCACGTGTCGAACGCGCTCGGCACCGTGCTGCCGGTCGCGCGACTCACTGCGGCGGCCAAGCGGGCCGGTGCGGTCGTGGTGGTCGACGGCGCGCAGGGCGTGCCGCACCTGCCGGTCGACGTGCGCGCGCTGGGCTGCGACTTCTACGCCTTCTCGGGTCACAAGATGTACGCGCCGACGGGCATCGGAGCGCTCTTTGGCCGGCTCGAGCTGCTCGACGCCATGGAGCCGTGGCAGGGCGGCGGCTCGATGATCAAGTCGGTCACTTTCGCGAAGACCGAGTACGCGCGCGTGCCGGAGCGCTTCGAGGCCGGCACCCCCGACATCGCGGGTGCCGTGGGCCTGCACGCGGCGATCGGCTGGCTGCGCGCGCTCGACCTCGAAGCCGTGCACGCGCACGAGTCGGACCTCGTGCAGTACGCGAGCGAGCGACTGTGCGAAGTCCCGGGCGTGCGCCTGATCGGCACGGCCAAGCAGAGGGCGGGGCTGGTGTCCTTCGTGGTGGGCGACGTGCACGCGCACGACGTGGGCACGATCCTCGACGGCGAGGGCGTGGCCGTGCGCGCGGGTCACCACTGTGCGCAGCCGGTCATGGAGCGCTTCGACGTCCCGGCCACCGCGCGCGCGAGCTTCGCCGTGCACAACACCCGCGCCGACGTCGACCAGCTCGTCCACGGCGTGCGCCGGGTGCTGGAGATCTTCGGCGCATGA
- a CDS encoding SUF system NifU family Fe-S cluster assembly protein, with protein sequence MSDLRDLYQEVILDHTKHPRNFGALEHPTHRATGYNPLCGDQLVLMLDVEGDRVRDARFAGKGCAISTASASLLTEAVKGHTTAEAHDLFERFHHVVTAPAGGEPDLAGLGKLAALAGVREFPMRVKCASLAWHTLEAALSGSAEPVSTE encoded by the coding sequence ATGAGTGACCTGCGCGACCTCTACCAGGAAGTGATTCTCGACCACACGAAGCACCCGCGGAACTTCGGCGCGCTCGAGCACCCCACGCACCGCGCCACCGGCTACAACCCGCTGTGCGGTGACCAGCTCGTGCTCATGCTCGACGTCGAGGGCGACCGGGTGCGCGACGCGCGCTTCGCCGGCAAGGGCTGCGCGATCTCGACCGCCTCGGCATCGCTGCTCACCGAGGCCGTGAAGGGCCACACCACCGCCGAGGCGCACGACCTGTTCGAGCGCTTCCACCACGTGGTGACCGCGCCCGCCGGCGGCGAGCCCGACCTCGCGGGCCTGGGCAAGCTGGCCGCGCTCGCGGGCGTGCGCGAGTTCCCCATGCGCGTGAAGTGCGCGAGCCTGGCGTGGCACACGCTGGAAGCGGCGCTCTCCGGCTCGGCCGAGCCGGTGTCGACGGAGTGA
- a CDS encoding SUF system Fe-S cluster assembly protein, with translation MSDPAAIREAVIEVLRTVFDPEIPVNIYELGLVYGIDVDDENHVKIRMTLTSPMCPVAESLPPEVEQKVRAVPGVAHADVDLTWEPPWNPSMMSEAAKLQLGF, from the coding sequence ATGAGTGATCCAGCCGCCATCCGCGAAGCCGTGATCGAGGTGCTGCGCACCGTGTTCGATCCGGAGATCCCGGTCAACATCTACGAGCTCGGCCTGGTCTACGGGATCGACGTGGACGACGAGAACCACGTGAAGATCCGCATGACCCTGACCTCGCCCATGTGTCCCGTGGCCGAGTCACTCCCGCCCGAGGTCGAGCAGAAGGTGCGCGCGGTGCCCGGAGTGGCGCACGCCGACGTCGACCTCACCTGGGAGCCGCCCTGGAACCCGTCGATGATGAGCGAGGCGGCGAAGCTCCAGCTCGGATTCTGA
- a CDS encoding amidohydrolase family protein, with product MRDIYRIRYDGAIDADGHILEPPDLWERYLEPRHRDRALRIRTDEEGLEYLEIGGQASLLARKGFPGTLGAMGKMHVEDVRPSPERTYLAGAPHGSMDMRERLERLDAENLEAAVLYPTIGILWEAELPDAELSLAYCRAYNRWIADFCRDSQGRLVPIAHLSLGDPKGAARELERAVRDGCRGAFVVPFTWSRLPHGHSDHDPVFAAAQDLGVPLAIHPSFEPPAIAPTRFTLQRKTRLLASVTAADGVRHAFTTLFDFGVFDRFPRLNVVVLESGAGWIGYWLDRLDAVYEATFIGERVPLAEKPSHYFKTRCFISADPDERTIPALVDRLGADRFFWASDFPHADHTASYAREVEELAGLLKPPDRERFLGDNARDLYRIALP from the coding sequence ATGCGCGACATCTACCGAATCCGTTATGACGGCGCGATCGACGCCGACGGCCACATCCTGGAGCCGCCCGACTTGTGGGAGCGCTATCTCGAGCCGCGTCATCGCGACCGCGCGCTGCGCATTCGCACCGACGAGGAGGGCCTCGAGTATCTCGAGATCGGCGGGCAGGCGTCGCTGCTGGCGCGCAAGGGCTTTCCCGGCACGCTCGGCGCCATGGGCAAGATGCACGTCGAAGACGTGCGGCCGTCGCCCGAGCGCACCTACCTGGCCGGCGCGCCGCACGGATCGATGGACATGCGCGAGCGCCTCGAGAGACTCGACGCCGAGAACCTCGAAGCCGCCGTGCTGTACCCCACGATCGGCATTCTGTGGGAAGCCGAGCTGCCCGACGCCGAGCTCTCGCTCGCCTACTGCCGGGCCTACAACCGCTGGATCGCCGACTTCTGCCGTGACTCGCAAGGCCGCCTCGTGCCGATTGCACACCTTTCGCTCGGCGACCCGAAGGGGGCCGCGCGCGAGCTCGAGCGCGCGGTGCGCGATGGCTGTCGGGGTGCATTCGTCGTGCCGTTCACCTGGAGCCGGCTGCCGCACGGCCACTCCGACCACGACCCGGTCTTCGCCGCGGCGCAGGACCTGGGCGTGCCGCTCGCGATCCACCCGTCGTTCGAGCCGCCCGCGATCGCGCCCACGCGTTTCACCTTGCAGCGAAAGACCCGGCTGCTGGCGAGCGTGACCGCCGCCGACGGCGTGCGCCATGCCTTCACGACGCTGTTCGACTTCGGCGTCTTCGACCGCTTCCCGCGCTTGAACGTGGTGGTGCTCGAGAGCGGCGCCGGCTGGATCGGCTACTGGCTCGATCGCCTCGACGCGGTGTACGAGGCGACGTTCATCGGCGAGCGCGTGCCGCTGGCCGAGAAGCCCAGTCACTACTTCAAGACCCGCTGCTTCATCTCGGCCGACCCCGACGAACGGACCATCCCCGCGCTGGTGGACCGCCTGGGCGCGGACCGCTTCTTCTGGGCCAGTGACTTCCCGCACGCCGACCACACCGCCAGCTACGCGCGCGAGGTCGAGGAGCTGGCCGGGCTGTTGAAGCCACCCGACCGGGAGCGCTTCCTGGGCGACAACGCGCGAGACTTGTACCGGATCGCGCTGCCCTGA
- a CDS encoding cation diffusion facilitator family transporter, giving the protein MHEGSRRAVIAAFAANMGIAAAKFVAFFFTGAASMLAESVHSVADTGNQALLFLGGARSRRAPTEEHPFGFGRERYFWAFVVALVLFSLGSLFAIGEGIEKLRTPHRLESPVWALGVLAVSIVLETFSLITAQNEANRIRRGESWLAFIRHTKNPELPVVLLEDLGALVGLAVASLGVGLAVFTGDPRFDAAGSIAIGVLLGVIAFVLAAEMKSLLIGEAASPSDVAKIRAAMESAPHVARVIHLRTLHLGPDDLLVASKVAFDPKLDFASLAKAIDETERRMRAATPSARLIFLEPDVDRGPGQ; this is encoded by the coding sequence ATGCACGAGGGAAGCCGCCGCGCGGTGATCGCGGCGTTCGCGGCGAACATGGGGATCGCGGCGGCCAAGTTCGTGGCGTTCTTCTTCACGGGCGCGGCCTCGATGCTGGCCGAGTCGGTCCACTCGGTGGCCGACACCGGCAACCAGGCGCTGCTCTTCCTGGGCGGCGCGCGCTCCCGGCGCGCCCCGACCGAGGAGCACCCCTTCGGCTTCGGGCGCGAGCGCTACTTCTGGGCGTTCGTGGTGGCGCTCGTGCTGTTCTCGCTCGGGTCACTGTTCGCGATCGGCGAGGGCATCGAGAAGCTGCGCACGCCACACCGGCTCGAGAGCCCGGTCTGGGCGCTGGGCGTGCTGGCTGTCTCGATCGTGCTCGAGACCTTCTCGCTCATCACCGCGCAGAACGAGGCGAACCGCATCCGGCGCGGTGAGTCATGGCTCGCGTTCATCCGCCACACCAAGAACCCGGAGCTGCCCGTCGTGCTGCTCGAGGACCTGGGCGCGCTGGTCGGGCTGGCGGTCGCGTCTCTGGGCGTCGGGCTCGCGGTCTTTACCGGTGACCCGCGCTTCGACGCCGCGGGCTCGATCGCGATCGGCGTCCTCTTGGGCGTCATCGCCTTCGTGCTGGCGGCGGAGATGAAGAGTCTCTTGATCGGCGAGGCGGCCTCGCCCTCCGACGTGGCCAAGATCCGCGCCGCCATGGAGTCTGCGCCGCACGTCGCGCGGGTGATCCACCTGCGCACGCTGCACCTCGGGCCCGACGACCTGCTCGTGGCGAGCAAAGTGGCGTTCGACCCGAAGCTCGACTTCGCCTCGCTCGCCAAGGCCATCGACGAGACCGAGCGCCGCATGCGCGCGGCCACGCCGTCGGCGCGGCTGATCTTCCTCGAGCCCGACGTCGACCGCGGGCCCGGTCAATGA
- a CDS encoding GNAT family N-acetyltransferase produces MKEADEAAEAAARAFARASIYERVWLHAVLETPLLRARAEPLAAFHGDRLVGLGATVAGLFPFRVVVLDGSLPGVASQLLARFEPPFVCRVPMRLAREIAHAGGRPVHTERQLVRFDPCSVRPALDPHVERLSDARELARFCGPSFAPLELELAPFFGIRDAFGELAAVAGGRLLTDRIALFGQLVTREDCRRQGFARALAATLACALETRERRVVAHVRDHARPAEHLLTRLGFRGAHEFAVFAR; encoded by the coding sequence TTGAAGGAAGCGGACGAAGCTGCCGAGGCGGCGGCGCGCGCGTTCGCCCGCGCCTCGATCTACGAGCGGGTTTGGCTGCACGCGGTGCTCGAGACTCCGCTGCTGCGCGCCCGCGCCGAGCCCCTGGCGGCATTCCACGGTGACCGCCTGGTCGGGCTGGGTGCAACGGTCGCGGGGCTCTTCCCGTTCCGCGTCGTGGTCCTCGACGGGTCACTGCCCGGCGTGGCGAGTCAGCTGCTCGCGCGCTTCGAGCCCCCGTTCGTATGTCGGGTGCCCATGCGGCTGGCGCGCGAGATCGCGCACGCCGGCGGGCGGCCCGTTCACACCGAGCGCCAGCTCGTGCGCTTCGACCCGTGCAGCGTGCGGCCCGCGCTCGACCCGCACGTGGAGCGCCTGTCCGACGCGCGCGAGCTCGCGCGCTTCTGCGGGCCGTCGTTCGCGCCGCTCGAGCTCGAGCTCGCGCCGTTCTTCGGCATCCGCGACGCCTTCGGCGAGCTCGCGGCCGTGGCGGGCGGGCGGCTGCTCACCGACCGGATCGCGCTCTTCGGGCAGCTCGTGACCCGCGAGGACTGCCGCCGGCAGGGCTTCGCCCGCGCGCTGGCCGCCACGCTGGCCTGTGCGCTCGAGACGCGCGAGCGGCGCGTGGTGGCGCACGTGCGTGACCACGCGCGCCCCGCCGAGCACCTGCTCACCCGGCTCGGCTTCCGCGGTGCGCACGAGTTTGCCGTCTTCGCGCGCTGA
- a CDS encoding glycosyltransferase family 39 protein — MARPNAREWGIPAALALVALVARCIRWGQTAAMMNDGPEFIRLAQAFAAGDWRTPLSHPYHPLYPAAVSVAHGLIPDWERAAVAVSVLAGAAAVWAVWALVRQGFPGRWEAAIAAFLLAVQPVAIELADVQSDALYLCLFVASAAALLRGYLRESSRAAAWAGLFAGLAYLTRPEGVGTVLVGLGLAGFHALRGEWPVARAVRLAAPLCVVAGLVMAPYVAYISLQAGRPTLTAKKSVTHMLGVSKEGARPAPAIDALLAAHPELTPLPPGVHPFRDTAPPQGAATLSFATKQVVSETSKALRPEGMLLLALGIWLAWGPLSRRGWFFAAYSALYLVVVFALAATSDYLSRRHVLPPVTLLLGYEALGVQAAAGWLRRAPPLARPLARAPAALLLAVAALGLGKSLRPDRLDALPERRAAEWVRLEGGLGADQAVASIKRRVGYYAGARFVDLRQAPHPALVLEYLRRERVRYVIVDAREREELLQMTHAEPDAFALRHHEALHKDEAFVLELRS; from the coding sequence TTGGCCCGCCCGAACGCCCGCGAGTGGGGAATCCCGGCCGCGCTCGCGCTCGTGGCCCTGGTGGCGCGCTGCATCCGCTGGGGTCAGACCGCAGCCATGATGAACGACGGTCCGGAGTTCATCCGCCTGGCCCAGGCGTTCGCGGCCGGCGACTGGCGCACGCCCCTGAGTCACCCGTATCACCCGCTCTACCCGGCGGCGGTCAGCGTGGCGCATGGCCTCATTCCGGACTGGGAGCGCGCGGCGGTGGCGGTGTCGGTGTTGGCCGGCGCGGCCGCGGTCTGGGCGGTGTGGGCGCTGGTGCGCCAGGGCTTCCCCGGCCGCTGGGAGGCCGCGATCGCGGCGTTCCTGCTCGCGGTGCAGCCGGTCGCCATCGAGCTGGCCGACGTACAGAGCGACGCGCTGTATCTCTGCCTGTTCGTGGCGAGCGCGGCGGCGCTGCTGCGCGGGTATCTGCGCGAGAGCTCCCGGGCTGCCGCCTGGGCGGGGCTGTTCGCGGGGCTGGCCTACCTGACCCGGCCCGAGGGCGTCGGCACGGTGCTGGTGGGGCTGGGTCTCGCCGGCTTCCACGCGCTGCGGGGTGAGTGGCCGGTTGCGAGAGCCGTGCGCCTGGCCGCGCCGCTGTGTGTGGTGGCCGGGCTCGTGATGGCGCCCTACGTGGCGTACATCTCGCTGCAGGCCGGCCGGCCCACGCTCACCGCGAAGAAGTCGGTGACTCACATGCTCGGGGTGTCGAAGGAAGGCGCGCGCCCCGCCCCGGCGATCGATGCGCTGCTCGCGGCACATCCGGAGCTCACGCCGCTGCCGCCCGGGGTGCACCCGTTCCGAGACACTGCGCCGCCGCAGGGCGCGGCGACGCTCTCGTTCGCGACCAAACAGGTGGTGTCCGAGACGAGCAAGGCGTTGCGACCCGAGGGCATGTTGCTGCTGGCCCTGGGTATCTGGCTCGCGTGGGGACCGCTCTCGCGCCGCGGCTGGTTCTTCGCCGCGTACTCTGCCCTGTATCTCGTGGTGGTGTTCGCGCTGGCTGCGACCTCGGACTATCTGAGCCGCCGGCACGTGCTGCCGCCGGTGACCCTGCTGCTCGGGTACGAGGCGCTGGGCGTACAGGCCGCGGCGGGCTGGCTGCGCCGGGCGCCGCCGCTCGCGCGCCCGCTGGCGCGCGCACCGGCTGCGCTGCTGCTCGCGGTCGCGGCGCTGGGGCTCGGGAAGTCACTCCGCCCGGACCGGCTCGACGCCCTGCCCGAGCGGCGCGCAGCCGAGTGGGTGCGCCTGGAAGGCGGCCTGGGCGCGGACCAGGCGGTGGCGTCGATCAAGCGCCGCGTCGGCTACTACGCGGGCGCGCGCTTCGTCGACCTGCGCCAGGCGCCCCACCCCGCGCTCGTGCTCGAGTATCTGCGGCGCGAGCGCGTGCGCTACGTGATCGTCGACGCCCGCGAGCGCGAAGAGCTCTTGCAGATGACCCACGCCGAGCCCGACGCGTTCGCGCTGCGCCACCACGAGGCGCTCCACAAAGACGAGGCGTTCGTGCTCGAGCTGCGCAGCTAG